The following coding sequences are from one Salvia hispanica cultivar TCC Black 2014 chromosome 3, UniMelb_Shisp_WGS_1.0, whole genome shotgun sequence window:
- the LOC125211916 gene encoding glucan endo-1,3-beta-glucosidase-like, with amino-acid sequence MSRIFICLFILIGSMSAVMCQLPGHVGVCNGRLGNNLPSERDVVELYKANGIKRMRIYDPNANTLAALRGSNIELILDVPNVDLPSLQSDATQWVETNVRPYFPATKIRYIAVGNEIDPAKSDTLKFVPLLLPAMNNIHKALTKFQLQNQIKVSTATYSAVLKDTYPPSKSAFNDDNFMPPVVKFLASIGSPLLVNIYPYFAHIGNPSQVKLDYALFTAQGVEVFDNGFEYRNLFDAMVDGVYYAMEKAGGKGVGVVVSESGWPSGGGGSVETLGNAETYYRNLIGHVGGGTPKKRGALETYLFAMFDENEKTGAKTEQHFGLFRPDKTPKYNLG; translated from the coding sequence GTCATGTCGGAGTATGCAACGGGCGACTCGGCAACAACTTACCATCGGAGCGAGACGTGGTGGAGCTCTACAAGGCCAACGGAATCAAGAGAATGCGAATCTACGACCCCAACGCGAACACCCTGGCCGCCCTCCGCGGGTCCAACATCGAGCTCATCCTCGACGTCCCCAACGTGGACCTCCCCTCCCTCCAATCCGACGCCACCCAATGGGTCGAAACCAACGTCCGCCCCTACTTTCCGGCCACCAAAATCCGCTACATCGCAGTCGGCAACGAAATCGACCCCGCCAAATCAGACACGCTAAAATTCGTCCCTCTCCTCCTTCCCGCCATGAACAACATCCACAAAGCCCTCAcgaaattccaactacaaaaCCAAATCAAGGTCTCGACGGCGACGTATTCCGCCGTGTTGAAGGACACCTACCCGCCGTCGAAATCCGCCTTCAACGACGACAATTTCATGCCTCCGGTGGTGAAGTTCCTTGCCTCGATCGGATCCCCGCTTCTAGTGAACATATACCCTTACTTTGCCCACATCGGAAACCCCTCCCAAGTGAAGCTCGACTACGCTTTGTTTACTGCTCAAGGAGTTGAGGTTTTCGACAATGGCTTCGAGTATCGGAACCTCTTCGACGCGATGGTTGACGGCGTTTACTACGCGATGGAGAAGGCCGGGGGCAAAGGCGTCGGGGTGGTGGTGTCTGAGAGTGGGTGGCCGTCGGGGGGCGGAGGAAGCGTGGAGACGTTGGGGAATGCGGAGACGTACTACCGGAATTTGATCGGACATGTCGGCGGGGGGACGCCGAAGAAGAGGGGGGCGTTGGAGACTTACTTGTTTGCGATgtttgatgagaatgagaagaCGGGAGCAAAGACTGAGCAGCATTTTGGCCTTTTTAGGCCAGATAAGACTCCTAAATATAACCTAGGTTAA